In a single window of the Panthera uncia isolate 11264 chromosome B2 unlocalized genomic scaffold, Puncia_PCG_1.0 HiC_scaffold_25, whole genome shotgun sequence genome:
- the LOC125939337 gene encoding olfactory receptor 2B2, with the protein MKGVNASAPQEFILLGFSDRPWLELPLFVVFLVSYVLTIFGNLAIIAVSHLDPKLHTPMYFFLTNLSLLDLCYTTSTVPQMLVNICSTRKVIGYGGCVAQLFIFLALGSTECLLLAVMSFDRFVAICRPLHYSVIMHQRMCLQLAAASWISGFGNSVLQSTLTLQLPLCGRKEVDHFFCEVPALLKLSCVDTTANEAELFFISVLFLLLPLTLILVSYAFIARAVLRIQSAEGRRKAFGTCGSHLIVVSLFYGTAISMYLQPPSPNSKDRGKMVSLFYGIIAPMLNPLIYTLRNKDVKGAFKRVIVWVFLIKK; encoded by the coding sequence ATGAAGGGGGTAAACGCGAGCGCCCCCCAGGAGTTCATCCTCTTGGGTTTCTCAGATCGACCATGGCTGGAGCTCCCGCTCTTTGTGGTGTTCCTGGTTTCCTATGTCTTGACTATCTTTGGCAATCTGGCGATAATTGCCGTGTCTCATCTGgaccccaaactccacacccccatgtacttttTTCTTACCAATCTGTCACTCCTGGACCTTTGCTACACCACAAGTACAGTTCCACAAATGCTGGTCAACATATGCAGCACCAGGAAAGTAATTGGTTACGGCGGCTGTGTGGCCCAGCTTTTCATTTTCCTGGCCTTGGGTTCCACTGAATGCCTTCTCCTGGCCGTCATGTCTTTTGATAGGTTTGTCGCTATTTGTCGGCCTCTCCATTACTCAGTCATCATGCACCAGAGGATGTGCCTCCAGCTGGCGGCCGCCTCCTGGATTAGCGGCTTTGGCAACTCAGTGTTGCAGTCGACCTTGACCCTTCAGCTGCCGCTCTGTGGCCGTAAAGAAGTGGATCACTTCTTCTGTGAAGTCCCTGCTCTGCTCAAGTTGTCCTGTGTGGACACGACAGCAAACGAGGCTGAACTGTTCTTTATCAGTGTGCTATTTCTTTTACTACCCCTGACCCTCATCCTTGTGTCGTATGCTTTTATTGCCCGAGCAGTGTTGAGAATCCAGTCGGCCGAAGGCCGGAGAAAGGCATTTGGGACATGTGGCTCCCATCTAATTGTGGTGTCACTCTTCTATGGCACTGCTATCTCCATGTACCTGCAACCACCATCCCCCAACTCCAAGGACCGGGGCAAGATGGTGTCCCTCTTCTACGGGATCATCGCACCCATGCTGAACCCCCTTATATACACACTTAGGAATAAAGATGTAAAGG